One genomic region from Diabrotica undecimpunctata isolate CICGRU chromosome 9, icDiaUnde3, whole genome shotgun sequence encodes:
- the LOC140451211 gene encoding uncharacterized protein yields MGNLPEDRLSITTRPFQKIGVDYGGPFLLKSSSLRKAPKVKAYIAIFVCMVTKAVHIELVSDLTTSSFLLTLKRFISRRGNPTVIYSDSATCFSGARNQLYDLYKFFKNKSNSQIIVEYLSENQISWKFIPPRSPHWAGIWEASVKSAKYHMRRLIGSSSFTFEQVYTVMVQIEAVMNSRPICAMSSDPSDYTFLSPGHFIIGSSLTAHPEQNLEKIPENKLSVFQQIAKVQQSFWKKWSVDYLNRLQNSPKWSRPRDNIQVNDLVLLREDDVPPLKWPLARVVDTMPVKMAKSEWSS; encoded by the coding sequence ATGGGTAACTTACCTGAAGATAGGTTGTCCATTACAACAAGACCTTTTCAAAAAATAGGTGTAGATTATGGTGGACCCTTTCTGTTAAAATCTTCTTCACTCCGAAAAGCGCCAAAAGTCAAGGCATACATAGCCATTTTCGTGTGCATGGTGACCAAAGCTGTGCACATTGAGCTTGTTTCTGATCTAACAACTTCTTCCTTTCTATTAACACTCAAAAGGTTCATCTCCCGACGTGGTAACCCAACCGTCATTTACAGTGACAGTGCCACATGTTTTTCTGGTGCAAGAAACCAACTCTACGACTTatacaaattctttaaaaataagtCAAATTCTCAAATCATTGTGGAATATCTGTCTGAAAATCAAATCTCATGGAAGTTTATTCCCCCTAGATCTCCTCATTGGGCTGGGATCTGGGAAGCTTCAGTAAAAAGCGCTAAATATCATATGCGTAGACtaataggctcttcttctttcaCTTTCGAACAGGTTTATACTGTCATGGTTCAAATTGAAGCTGTGATGAATTCAAGGCCTATCTGTGCAATGTCCAGCGACCCTTCTGATTACACTTTTCTCAGTCCTGGGCATTTTATAATAGGCTCCAGCCTGACTGCGCATCCTGAGCAAAACTTAGAAAAAATCCCGGAAAATAAACTATCCGTGTTTCAACAAATTGCGAAAGTACAACAAAGTTTCTGGAAAAAGTGGTCTGTTGACTACTTAAACCGCTTACAAAACTCTCCAAAATGGTCCCGACCAAGGGATAACATACAAGTCAATGACTTAGTTCTTCTGAGAGAGGACGATGTACCTCCTCTAAAATGGCCTCTAGCACGGGTAGTTGATACAATGCCGGTCAAGATGGCAAAGTCAGAGTGGTCAAGTTAA